In Bacteroidota bacterium, a single window of DNA contains:
- the lpxK gene encoding tetraacyldisaccharide 4'-kinase, whose protein sequence is MKPVPALFPLSWLYGGGVALRNLLYDWKVLPAEKINAPVISIGNITAGGTGKTPVVSLLVNRLVGKNVRCAIVSRGYKRKTRGLVEVSDGLSVKTNAANAGDEAFQLATRMPKAVIVVDENRVNGARYAVDRLHAQAVVLDDGFQHRSLDRDLDVVLIDAGHPPFSMAMLPAGYRRDVLSSLKRADAVLLTKIRPGMDIEGLKKEVRRYSDAKIFSSSLTTTSFKRAKTGFSVDLNSIKGKHAVAFCGIGQPESFRESLEELGIIVRSMRTFEDHHPYSQLDLQHVAAEQEKINAEYVVTTEKDLARLSSIEISEHVPLFYLEVEMAVHEEQEWNALIDSVLSTRHE, encoded by the coding sequence ATGAAACCAGTTCCGGCGTTGTTTCCTTTATCATGGCTGTATGGAGGCGGGGTTGCTCTTCGGAATTTGTTGTATGATTGGAAGGTTCTCCCGGCGGAAAAAATCAACGCCCCGGTTATTTCCATCGGCAACATTACAGCGGGCGGAACGGGCAAAACGCCCGTCGTCAGCCTCCTTGTGAACCGGCTGGTAGGAAAAAATGTCCGGTGTGCGATCGTCAGCCGCGGCTATAAACGGAAGACCAGGGGACTGGTCGAGGTTTCGGACGGTCTGTCGGTAAAAACGAATGCAGCAAATGCGGGAGATGAAGCTTTCCAGCTTGCGACCCGGATGCCGAAAGCGGTCATCGTCGTTGACGAAAACCGGGTGAACGGCGCGCGATATGCTGTTGACCGACTGCATGCCCAAGCCGTCGTCCTCGATGACGGCTTCCAGCATCGTTCATTGGATCGCGACCTGGATGTAGTGCTGATCGACGCCGGTCATCCCCCCTTTTCAATGGCGATGCTGCCGGCAGGATACAGGCGGGATGTATTGAGCTCCTTGAAAAGGGCGGATGCGGTCCTTCTTACAAAGATAAGGCCCGGAATGGATATCGAAGGATTGAAGAAGGAGGTTCGTCGTTACTCGGACGCAAAAATTTTTTCGAGTTCGTTGACAACTACCTCCTTTAAGAGAGCGAAGACCGGGTTCAGCGTCGATCTGAATAGCATTAAAGGTAAACACGCCGTGGCTTTTTGCGGAATCGGTCAACCGGAAAGTTTCCGGGAAAGTCTTGAGGAACTGGGAATCATCGTTCGCTCAATGAGAACGTTTGAAGATCATCACCCGTATTCTCAGTTGGATCTGCAGCACGTTGCGGCGGAACAGGAAAAGATCAACGCCGAGTATGTCGTTACCACGGAAAAGGATCTTGCCCGGTTGTCTTCGATCGAAATATCCGAGCATGTTCCTCTTTTCTATCTGGAAGTCGAAATGGCGGTCCATGAAGAGCAGGAATGGAACGCCCTGATAGATTCGGTGCTCAGCACAAGACATGAATGA
- a CDS encoding lysophospholipid acyltransferase family protein, translating into MMKKIVNGLAKKMLWLAALILCSTLRIRKSNSAFFEEHRKGHKRSVIAFWHGSMLVGWFLHRPQKGAPAAALVSQSEDGEILSAVLARWGYDLIRGSSHIGGKEAMQLMTGAIDDGKSLCITPDGPTGPRHRMKMGAVRAAQRAHVPLFLVGIAARRKKTLKSWDQFEIPMPFSRIDVQYSDPLSVPDHLQNESLDLFLAEAQDQLAALSTKAEQAVR; encoded by the coding sequence ATGATGAAAAAAATCGTCAATGGGTTAGCGAAAAAGATGTTGTGGCTGGCGGCATTGATTTTATGCAGTACGCTCCGGATCAGGAAAAGTAATTCAGCGTTCTTTGAAGAACATCGGAAGGGGCATAAAAGGTCTGTCATTGCATTCTGGCACGGCTCCATGCTCGTCGGATGGTTTCTGCACCGCCCTCAAAAAGGGGCGCCGGCTGCGGCTCTCGTCAGTCAAAGCGAGGACGGCGAAATATTGTCGGCTGTTCTTGCGCGATGGGGCTACGATCTGATCCGGGGTTCGAGCCATATCGGCGGGAAAGAGGCTATGCAGTTGATGACCGGAGCCATTGATGATGGGAAGTCGCTGTGCATTACCCCCGACGGTCCGACAGGCCCAAGGCATCGGATGAAAATGGGTGCGGTCCGCGCAGCACAGCGCGCACATGTTCCGCTCTTTCTTGTCGGCATCGCCGCAAGACGAAAGAAAACATTAAAGAGCTGGGATCAATTTGAGATCCCGATGCCGTTTTCGAGGATCGACGTTCAGTACAGTGATCCCCTCTCGGTTCCTGATCACTTGCAGAATGAATCGCTCGATCTTTTTTTAGCAGAGGCTCAAGATCAACTCGCCGCCTTGAGCACAAAAGCGGAGCAGGCGGTGCGGTGA
- the lpxB gene encoding lipid-A-disaccharide synthase produces the protein MVHRVMMIAGEVSGDIHGAGVVRELKRRDPSIEIYGIGGERMKSEGMALTYHVNELSFMGFMEVLRHLPLIRSVERTLEQLLVLKKPDVVVLIDYPGFNLRFARKAKKHGVKVVYYISPQVWAWKKGRVKKMRGMIDTMLVVFPFETEIYEKEGIDVRFVGHPLLEELNVGFSRAQFCKRFGIDQSKKILALIPGSREQEVENLFSVMARSAAVLQREEGCEIVVGIAPNLKEQVFERYLPPNISLHFVENATHETMKYAELAIVTSGTATLETACFETPMIVVYRTSWLTYLIARLLVRVKNIGLVNIVAGKTIVPELIQHNVTVHRLVALASGLIKNDETRGAMKKDLSVVKGLLGSKGASANVAETILAVGPA, from the coding sequence ATGGTCCACAGGGTCATGATGATCGCGGGAGAGGTTTCGGGCGACATTCACGGCGCCGGCGTCGTGAGAGAATTGAAGAGGCGCGACCCGTCGATCGAGATCTATGGCATCGGCGGAGAGAGGATGAAGAGCGAAGGGATGGCGTTGACGTACCACGTGAACGAATTGTCGTTCATGGGATTTATGGAGGTGCTGCGGCATCTGCCGCTGATCAGATCGGTCGAGCGAACCCTGGAGCAGCTCCTCGTCTTGAAAAAACCCGACGTGGTAGTGCTGATCGACTACCCCGGATTCAATCTGCGCTTTGCCCGAAAGGCAAAAAAGCACGGCGTGAAGGTCGTCTATTACATCAGCCCGCAGGTCTGGGCATGGAAAAAAGGACGCGTCAAGAAAATGCGGGGGATGATCGACACAATGCTTGTCGTCTTTCCCTTCGAGACGGAGATCTATGAAAAAGAGGGGATCGATGTCCGATTTGTCGGTCATCCCTTGCTTGAAGAGTTGAATGTCGGATTCTCCCGAGCGCAATTCTGCAAGCGATTCGGGATTGACCAGTCGAAGAAAATACTGGCGTTGATCCCGGGAAGCAGGGAACAGGAAGTGGAGAATCTGTTCTCAGTGATGGCACGGTCCGCTGCCGTTCTTCAGCGTGAAGAGGGATGCGAGATCGTCGTCGGCATAGCTCCGAACCTCAAAGAGCAGGTGTTTGAACGGTACCTTCCGCCGAATATTTCGCTGCATTTTGTCGAGAATGCAACGCATGAGACGATGAAATACGCGGAGCTTGCGATCGTCACGTCCGGCACTGCCACGTTAGAGACCGCATGCTTTGAAACGCCGATGATCGTGGTCTATAGGACATCGTGGCTGACCTATCTCATTGCCCGTCTGCTGGTGCGGGTGAAGAATATCGGCCTCGTGAATATTGTCGCCGGAAAGACCATCGTTCCCGAGTTGATCCAGCACAACGTGACCGTCCACAGGCTGGTCGCGCTGGCCTCCGGACTGATCAAGAATGATGAAACGCGGGGTGCGATGAAAAAGGATCTCTCCGTCGTTAAAGGGCTGCTCGGATCGAAAGGGGCGTCGGCGAATGTTGCGGAGACGATTTTGGCAGTTGGTCCTGCATAA
- a CDS encoding isoprenylcysteine carboxylmethyltransferase family protein: MDIRGKIFEMRSYTPIPFILLMLVYARPTALSLAAGFCVALCGEFVRLWGVSVAGTETRTTGRVGGTHLFIDGPFGYVRNPLYVGNMMMYVGVGIMANALMPYLVIIAFGFFLLQYTLIVTKEEEYLHTTFGDEYERYVQAVPRFMPRLTRYSAEHVFRRGAELSRGLQSERRTLQAFGVITAAILILYFVKQG; encoded by the coding sequence TTGGATATCCGCGGGAAAATATTTGAGATGCGCAGCTACACGCCGATTCCCTTCATTCTTTTGATGCTGGTGTACGCCCGGCCAACGGCGCTCTCTCTCGCCGCCGGATTTTGCGTTGCCCTGTGCGGCGAGTTCGTCCGCCTTTGGGGAGTCTCCGTTGCGGGAACAGAAACGAGAACGACAGGACGTGTCGGCGGCACGCATCTATTCATTGACGGACCCTTCGGCTATGTCCGCAACCCGCTCTACGTCGGCAACATGATGATGTATGTCGGCGTCGGGATCATGGCCAATGCGTTGATGCCGTACCTGGTGATCATTGCGTTCGGCTTCTTCCTGCTCCAGTATACGTTGATCGTGACCAAAGAAGAAGAGTACCTGCACACGACCTTCGGCGACGAATACGAACGCTACGTGCAGGCCGTTCCCCGCTTTATGCCGCGTCTCACACGGTATTCTGCCGAGCATGTCTTCCGCCGCGGCGCAGAATTGTCCCGCGGACTGCAGTCGGAACGGCGGACGCTGCAGGCATTCGGCGTGATCACAGCCGCGATCCTCATTCTCTATTTCGTAAAGCAGGGCTGA